A stretch of the Streptomyces venezuelae genome encodes the following:
- a CDS encoding class I SAM-dependent methyltransferase has protein sequence MLTVDFSRFPLAAGDRVLDLGCGAGRHAFECYRRGAQVVALDQNGEEIREVAKWFAAMKEAGEAPAGATATAMEGDALALPFPDESFDVVIISEVMEHIPDDKGVLAEMVRVLKPGGRIAITVPRYGPEKICWALSDAYHEVEGGHIRIYKADELLGKMEAAGLKPYGTHHAHGLHSPYWWLKCAFGVDNDKALPVRAYHKLLVWDIMKKPLATRLAEQALNPVIGKSFVAYATKPHLPVGAAQ, from the coding sequence GTGCTGACCGTCGATTTCTCCCGGTTCCCGCTCGCCGCAGGCGACCGCGTGCTCGATCTGGGCTGCGGCGCAGGCCGGCACGCCTTCGAGTGCTACCGGCGCGGCGCCCAGGTGGTCGCACTCGACCAGAACGGCGAGGAGATCCGCGAGGTCGCCAAGTGGTTCGCGGCGATGAAGGAGGCCGGCGAGGCCCCGGCGGGTGCCACCGCCACCGCCATGGAAGGCGACGCGCTGGCGCTGCCCTTCCCCGACGAGTCCTTCGACGTGGTCATCATCTCCGAGGTGATGGAGCACATCCCCGACGACAAGGGCGTGCTCGCCGAGATGGTGCGGGTGCTCAAGCCGGGCGGCCGGATCGCGATCACCGTGCCGCGCTACGGCCCCGAGAAGATCTGCTGGGCGCTCTCCGACGCCTACCACGAGGTCGAGGGCGGCCACATCCGCATCTACAAGGCGGACGAGCTGCTCGGCAAGATGGAGGCGGCCGGCCTCAAGCCGTACGGCACCCACCACGCCCACGGTCTGCACTCCCCCTACTGGTGGCTCAAGTGTGCCTTCGGCGTGGACAACGACAAGGCCCTGCCGGTCCGCGCGTACCACAAGCTGCTGGTCTGGGACATCATGAAGAAGCCCCTCGCGACCCGGCTCGCCGAGCAGGCACTGAACCCGGTCATCGGCAAGAGCTTCGTGGCCTACGCGACCAAGCCCCACCTCCCCGTGGGCGCGGCACAGTGA
- a CDS encoding DUF397 domain-containing protein: MGTSQDLTGATWRKSSYSSDTGGDCVECAPLGAAAWRTSSYSGTTGGDCVEVAAQPCLVAVRDSKDPDGPAFTVSSAAFGAFVRSL; the protein is encoded by the coding sequence ATGGGCACCAGCCAGGACCTGACGGGCGCGACGTGGCGTAAGTCCTCGTACAGCTCCGACACCGGCGGCGATTGCGTCGAGTGCGCCCCGCTCGGCGCCGCCGCCTGGCGCACGTCCAGCTACAGCGGCACCACCGGCGGCGACTGCGTCGAAGTCGCCGCGCAGCCCTGCCTCGTCGCCGTCCGGGACTCCAAGGACCCCGACGGACCCGCCTTCACCGTGAGCTCCGCCGCCTTCGGCGCATTCGTGCGCAGCCTCTGA
- a CDS encoding class I SAM-dependent methyltransferase, which produces MAATPKPESLAAFEAAKGFMPVREGLALYEAAVGAGRLGLPLLEVGTYCGRSTILLADAAREAGVAAITVDHHRGSEEQQPGWEYHDPTVVDPEVGLMDTLPTFRRTLHKAGLEEHVIAIVGRSPQVAAAWGGPLGFVFIDGGHTDEHATGDYEGWAPHLAEGGTLVIHDVFPDPADGGQAPYRIYLRALASGAFEEISVTDSLRVLRRIGPGL; this is translated from the coding sequence ATGGCCGCCACCCCCAAGCCGGAATCCCTCGCCGCCTTCGAGGCCGCCAAGGGGTTCATGCCCGTACGCGAGGGGCTCGCCCTGTACGAGGCGGCCGTCGGGGCCGGCCGGCTGGGGCTGCCGCTGCTGGAGGTCGGTACGTACTGCGGGCGCTCCACCATCCTGCTGGCCGATGCCGCCCGCGAGGCGGGGGTCGCGGCGATCACCGTGGACCACCACCGGGGCAGCGAGGAGCAGCAGCCGGGGTGGGAGTACCACGACCCGACGGTGGTCGACCCCGAGGTCGGGCTGATGGACACCCTGCCGACCTTCCGGCGCACCCTGCACAAGGCGGGCCTGGAGGAGCACGTGATCGCGATCGTGGGGCGGTCCCCGCAGGTCGCGGCGGCCTGGGGCGGGCCGCTCGGCTTCGTGTTCATCGACGGCGGGCACACGGACGAGCACGCCACCGGCGACTACGAGGGCTGGGCCCCGCACCTGGCCGAGGGCGGCACGCTGGTCATCCACGACGTGTTCCCGGACCCGGCCGACGGCGGCCAGGCCCCGTACCGGATCTACCTCCGCGCGCTGGCCTCCGGCGCGTTCGAGGAGATCTCCGTCACGGACTCCCTGCGCGTCCTGCGCCGCATCGGCCCGGGCCTTTAG
- a CDS encoding DUF5336 domain-containing protein has protein sequence MNIRSLTRGDGVVIGAAVLLFIASLLDYYSADGFDAPSAWDTDVYGLVLPTIFLLGFVAAGMLIGGRFLPEGRKLAGIPLTGWGTVLAVASAWSALWALILSPDRVDLGAGAIISLLAALLMAGVAIAGPKVGALAGPLLPAASPAAVPPYGGQPGQYPGQPGQPGAGYGYPGGQQPYGATPQPVPPYGGQGQDTPAPAPAPAPGPQDAQPQPQAQQPQQAQPQPQPAADFAPFWFAVPVARPLFPEDGSPNPIAELAPGTWYLAVDQRGPQALVAQTQDGRRGVLNDTSGIQRG, from the coding sequence GTGAACATCCGCTCCCTCACTCGAGGCGACGGCGTGGTGATCGGAGCAGCGGTGCTGCTGTTCATCGCGTCGCTCCTCGATTACTACTCCGCCGACGGCTTCGACGCGCCCAGCGCGTGGGACACCGACGTGTACGGCCTGGTGCTGCCGACGATCTTCCTGCTCGGGTTCGTCGCCGCGGGCATGCTGATCGGCGGGCGCTTCCTGCCCGAGGGCCGCAAGCTGGCCGGCATCCCGCTGACCGGCTGGGGCACCGTGCTCGCGGTGGCCTCCGCGTGGTCCGCCCTGTGGGCCCTGATCCTCTCCCCGGACCGCGTGGACCTCGGGGCCGGCGCGATCATCTCGCTGCTCGCCGCGCTCCTGATGGCCGGCGTCGCCATCGCCGGCCCGAAGGTCGGGGCGCTCGCCGGACCGCTGCTGCCCGCCGCGTCCCCGGCGGCCGTCCCTCCGTACGGCGGCCAGCCCGGCCAGTACCCCGGCCAGCCCGGCCAACCCGGTGCCGGCTACGGCTACCCCGGCGGCCAGCAGCCGTACGGCGCCACCCCGCAGCCCGTCCCGCCGTACGGCGGCCAGGGCCAGGACACCCCGGCCCCGGCTCCCGCGCCGGCGCCCGGCCCGCAGGACGCCCAGCCGCAGCCCCAGGCCCAGCAGCCGCAGCAGGCCCAGCCGCAGCCCCAGCCGGCCGCGGACTTCGCCCCGTTCTGGTTCGCGGTCCCGGTGGCCCGCCCCCTCTTCCCGGAGGACGGCTCCCCCAACCCGATCGCCGAACTGGCCCCCGGTACCTGGTACCTGGCGGTGGACCAGCGCGGCCCGCAGGCCCTGGTGGCCCAGACCCAGGACGGCCGCCGCGGCGTCCTGAACGACACCTCGGGCATCCAGCGCGGCTAG
- a CDS encoding LLM class F420-dependent oxidoreductase, protein MRLGLALGYWGRGPNPAHLDLATEAERLGYDSVWTAEAWGSDAFTPLTWIAAHTSRIRLGTAIAQMAARTPTATAMQALTLDHLSGGRMMLGLGLSGPQVVEGWYGRPFPRSPLTATREYVDVIRQVLRREGPVTLDGRFHSHPYTGPDGTGIGKALKPITHPLRPDLPVLLGAEGPKNIAQTTRIADGWLPLYWSPTRTDVYQAALTDLPKGFVIAPMARARVCKDVAEGLLPVKAMLGFYIGGMGHAARNFHADLMARMGYAEEARRIQELFLAGRREEAVLAVPDAFADEISLVGPRERIAERLELWRAGPVTDLLVTAPDPDTLRVLAELNS, encoded by the coding sequence ATGCGTCTCGGACTCGCACTCGGCTACTGGGGGCGCGGCCCCAACCCCGCCCACCTCGACCTCGCCACCGAGGCCGAACGGCTCGGCTACGACTCCGTGTGGACCGCCGAGGCCTGGGGCTCCGACGCCTTCACCCCGCTGACCTGGATCGCCGCGCACACCTCGCGGATCCGCCTCGGCACCGCGATCGCGCAGATGGCCGCCCGTACCCCCACCGCCACGGCCATGCAGGCCCTGACCCTCGACCACCTCTCCGGCGGCCGGATGATGCTCGGCCTCGGACTGTCCGGACCGCAGGTGGTCGAGGGCTGGTACGGCCGGCCCTTCCCGCGCAGCCCGCTCACCGCGACCCGCGAGTACGTGGACGTCATCCGCCAGGTGCTGCGCCGCGAGGGCCCCGTCACCCTCGACGGCCGCTTCCACAGCCACCCGTACACCGGCCCCGACGGCACCGGAATCGGCAAGGCGCTGAAACCGATCACCCACCCGCTCCGCCCGGACCTGCCGGTCCTGCTCGGTGCGGAAGGGCCGAAGAACATCGCCCAGACCACCCGGATCGCGGACGGCTGGCTCCCCCTCTACTGGTCCCCCACCCGCACGGACGTGTACCAGGCCGCCCTCACCGACCTGCCCAAGGGCTTTGTGATCGCCCCGATGGCCCGGGCCCGGGTGTGCAAGGACGTCGCCGAGGGCCTGCTGCCGGTCAAGGCGATGCTCGGCTTCTACATCGGCGGAATGGGACACGCGGCCCGCAACTTCCACGCCGATCTGATGGCCCGGATGGGCTACGCCGAGGAAGCCCGGCGGATCCAGGAGCTGTTCCTCGCCGGGCGCCGGGAGGAGGCGGTGCTGGCCGTCCCGGACGCCTTCGCCGACGAGATCTCCCTGGTCGGCCCGCGCGAGCGGATCGCCGAACGCCTGGAGCTGTGGCGCGCGGGCCCGGTCACCGACCTGCTGGTCACCGCCCCGGATCCGGACACCCTGCGGGTGCTGGCCGAGCTGAACTCCTGA
- a CDS encoding glycosyltransferase family 4 protein, which produces MTAEAMVTSPFAGVAADGDRPLRIALLTYKGNPFCGGQGVYVRHLSRELVRLGHTVEVIGAQPYPVLDEGATLTELPSLDLYRQPDPFRTPGRGEYRDWIDLLEVGTMWTGGFPEPLTFSLRARRHLAARAGEFDVVHDNQTLGYGLLAGLGAPLVTTIHHPITVDRRLDLAAAKSRAKRASVRRWYGFTRMQKRVARRLPSVLTVSGSSRQEIIEDLGVAEDRIHVVHIGADTDLWSPDPSVAEVPGRIVTTSSADVPLKGLVHLVEALAKLRTERPDAHLVVVGKRAERGPVAKAIETYGLQDAVRFVKGITDSELVDLVRSAQVSCVPSLYEGFSLPAAEAMATGTPLVATTGGAIPEVAGPDGETCLAVPPGDAGALAAALGRLLGDEELRARLGAAGRDRVLTRFTWAAAARGTVAHYRAAIARAGRTR; this is translated from the coding sequence GTGACCGCTGAGGCCATGGTGACGAGCCCTTTTGCGGGCGTCGCCGCTGACGGCGACCGCCCGTTGCGCATCGCGCTCCTCACCTATAAAGGGAACCCGTTCTGTGGTGGACAGGGCGTCTACGTCCGCCACCTCTCCCGCGAACTGGTGCGACTGGGGCACACCGTCGAGGTGATCGGCGCGCAGCCCTACCCCGTCCTCGACGAGGGCGCCACCCTGACCGAACTGCCCAGCCTGGACCTCTACCGGCAGCCCGATCCCTTCCGCACGCCGGGCCGCGGCGAGTACCGGGACTGGATCGACCTCCTGGAAGTCGGAACCATGTGGACCGGCGGATTCCCGGAGCCGCTGACCTTCTCGCTGCGTGCCCGCCGCCATCTGGCTGCCCGGGCCGGCGAATTCGACGTCGTCCACGACAACCAGACCCTCGGCTACGGCCTGCTGGCCGGCCTCGGCGCCCCCCTCGTCACCACCATCCACCACCCCATCACCGTGGACCGGCGGCTCGACCTCGCCGCCGCCAAGAGCCGCGCGAAGCGTGCCTCCGTACGCCGCTGGTACGGCTTCACGCGGATGCAGAAGCGGGTGGCCCGGCGGCTGCCGTCCGTGCTGACCGTGTCCGGCTCCTCCCGGCAGGAGATCATCGAGGACCTCGGCGTGGCCGAGGACCGCATCCACGTGGTCCACATCGGCGCCGACACCGACCTCTGGTCGCCGGACCCGTCCGTGGCCGAGGTGCCCGGCCGGATCGTCACGACCTCCAGCGCCGACGTCCCGCTCAAGGGCCTCGTCCACCTGGTCGAGGCGCTGGCCAAACTGCGTACCGAACGCCCCGACGCCCACCTCGTCGTGGTCGGCAAGCGCGCCGAGCGCGGCCCGGTCGCCAAGGCCATCGAGACGTACGGGCTCCAGGACGCCGTCCGCTTCGTCAAGGGCATCACCGACTCCGAGCTGGTGGACCTCGTCCGCAGCGCCCAGGTCTCCTGCGTGCCCTCGCTGTACGAGGGGTTCTCGCTGCCGGCCGCCGAGGCCATGGCCACCGGCACCCCGCTGGTCGCCACCACCGGCGGTGCCATCCCCGAGGTCGCCGGTCCCGACGGGGAGACCTGCCTGGCCGTGCCCCCCGGCGATGCGGGCGCGCTCGCCGCGGCCCTCGGCCGGCTGCTCGGCGACGAGGAACTGCGGGCCAGGCTCGGCGCGGCCGGGCGGGACCGCGTACTGACCCGGTTCACCTGGGCCGCCGCGGCCCGGGGGACCGTCGCCCACTACCGCGCCGCGATCGCCCGCGCCGGCCGCACGCGGTGA
- a CDS encoding prenyltransferase: MSSPGRTEHLVLPGVLTAAQAAETVAGILAVQRADGAIPWFRGHHLDPWDHTEAAMALDAAGEHRAAERAYDWLARHQNPDGSWYAAYADREDGVDTAVPQDAGKESNFTAYLAVGVWHHYLATGDDVFLDRMWPAVYAAVEFVLGLQQPGGEIGWKREADGTAVTDALLTGSSSIHQALRCALAIAEHREEPQPDWELAAGALGHAIRSHPERFLDKNRYSMDWYYPVLGGALTGPGAKARIEERWEEFVVPGLGVRCVLPNPWVTGGESCELALALWAMGESDRALEILRSIAHLRAEDGMYWTGYVFDDRAVWPVEKTSWTAGSLLLAVAALGGDPATVAVFGGTELPPGLDPACCG, translated from the coding sequence GTGAGCTCCCCCGGCCGTACGGAACACCTGGTCCTGCCCGGAGTGCTGACGGCCGCCCAGGCCGCGGAGACCGTGGCCGGCATCCTCGCCGTGCAGCGGGCGGACGGCGCGATCCCCTGGTTCCGCGGGCACCACCTGGACCCGTGGGACCACACCGAGGCCGCGATGGCGCTGGACGCGGCCGGGGAGCACCGGGCCGCCGAGCGCGCCTACGACTGGCTGGCCCGGCACCAGAACCCGGACGGTTCCTGGTACGCCGCCTACGCCGACCGGGAGGACGGCGTCGACACCGCCGTGCCCCAGGACGCCGGCAAGGAGTCCAACTTCACCGCCTACCTCGCCGTCGGGGTCTGGCACCACTACCTGGCCACCGGGGACGACGTCTTCCTGGACCGGATGTGGCCGGCCGTGTACGCGGCCGTCGAGTTCGTCCTCGGCCTCCAGCAGCCCGGCGGCGAGATCGGCTGGAAGCGCGAGGCCGACGGCACCGCCGTCACCGACGCGCTGCTCACCGGATCCTCGTCGATCCACCAGGCCCTGCGCTGCGCCCTGGCCATTGCCGAGCACCGGGAGGAGCCGCAGCCGGACTGGGAGCTGGCGGCGGGTGCCCTCGGGCACGCGATACGCAGCCACCCCGAGCGGTTCCTGGACAAGAACCGCTACTCGATGGACTGGTACTACCCGGTCCTCGGCGGTGCCCTCACCGGCCCCGGCGCGAAGGCGCGGATCGAGGAGCGCTGGGAGGAGTTCGTGGTCCCCGGCCTCGGGGTGCGGTGCGTACTGCCCAACCCGTGGGTGACCGGCGGCGAGAGCTGCGAGCTGGCGCTCGCCCTGTGGGCCATGGGGGAGTCGGACCGGGCGCTGGAGATCCTGCGCTCCATCGCACACCTGCGGGCCGAGGACGGCATGTACTGGACCGGCTACGTCTTCGACGACCGGGCGGTCTGGCCGGTCGAGAAGACCAGCTGGACGGCGGGCTCCCTGCTGCTCGCGGTGGCGGCGCTGGGCGGGGACCCGGCCACCGTGGCGGTCTTCGGCGGCACCGAGCTGCCGCCGGGGCTGGACCCGGCCTGCTGCGGGTAG
- a CDS encoding helix-turn-helix domain-containing protein, whose amino-acid sequence MVRVRDLDPSASPLDYYGSELRQLREAAGLNQAQLGGIVFCTGSLIGQIETARRVPTRDFSERVDAALGTGGVFSRLVGLVLRSQLPSWFQAYAEMEAKAAYISTYQAQLVYGLLQTEEYARAVLGVRKEGDLDARVAARMERQRILDRENPPLMWIVLSEAVLHQEIGGREVMRNQLAHLLSLWGREWVQVQILPFEAGAHAGLQGTFNLLRFEDDPDLVYTEDFVQGHMTANPQALKEGSLRYDHLQAAALSVEDSAALIARVMEERYGHQPGPDGRDVA is encoded by the coding sequence ATGGTCCGTGTCCGCGACCTCGATCCCAGCGCATCGCCGCTGGACTACTACGGCTCCGAGCTGCGGCAGCTGAGAGAGGCTGCGGGGCTGAACCAGGCGCAGCTCGGCGGGATCGTCTTCTGTACGGGCTCGCTGATCGGGCAGATCGAGACGGCGCGGAGGGTGCCGACGCGGGACTTCTCGGAACGGGTGGACGCGGCGCTGGGGACCGGCGGGGTGTTCTCCCGGCTGGTGGGGCTGGTGCTGCGGAGCCAGCTGCCGAGCTGGTTCCAGGCGTACGCCGAGATGGAGGCGAAGGCGGCCTACATCTCCACCTACCAGGCCCAGTTGGTGTACGGCCTGCTGCAGACCGAGGAGTACGCACGCGCCGTCCTGGGCGTGCGGAAGGAGGGCGACCTGGATGCGAGGGTGGCCGCGCGGATGGAGCGGCAGCGCATCCTGGACCGCGAGAACCCGCCACTGATGTGGATCGTGCTGAGCGAGGCCGTACTGCACCAGGAGATCGGCGGCCGGGAGGTCATGCGGAACCAGCTCGCCCACTTGTTGTCCCTGTGGGGGCGGGAGTGGGTGCAGGTGCAGATCCTGCCCTTCGAGGCGGGGGCCCATGCGGGGCTGCAGGGTACGTTCAACCTCCTGCGGTTCGAGGACGACCCGGACCTCGTCTATACCGAGGACTTCGTGCAGGGCCATATGACGGCCAATCCGCAGGCTCTCAAGGAAGGTTCGCTCCGTTACGATCATTTGCAGGCCGCCGCGCTCTCCGTGGAGGACTCGGCGGCATTGATCGCCCGCGTAATGGAGGAGCGTTATGGGCACCAGCCAGGACCTGACGGGCGCGACGTGGCGTAA
- a CDS encoding acyl-CoA dehydrogenase, whose amino-acid sequence MGIGITAEQQELAEAVRGWVARAVPPEEVRKLLDSPPRTGVRPAWWDAMAAQGLLAPHLEGGTLLDLAVVVEQAARGALPGPYLPNALASVLLDRGGAGELAAALSDGSRIGAVALGSGGMTAVAVEGGGHLLDGTAPPVLGAGEADLLVLAAEAAHGTLWFAVDAAALDVRTHDSADPTRPTAEVRARGVAVPAGRLLELDPALVRDLACALFAADACGTAAWALHTAAEYAKVREQFGRPIGQFQGVKHLCADMLVRVEQARALAWDAVRAADDTPEVRGTVAALAAGTALDAAWSAAKDCVQILGGIGFTWEHDAHIFLRRALVARQLLGAGDGHRLRAVRLAAQGARRELRLELPEEAEAYRAAAREVIGDARGLDPAAARRVLAPTGYAAPHLPPPYGLGAGPVQQLVVQEELAAAGVKVAELGIATWVVPSLLAYGTAEQQEKYLMPTLRGDLTWCQLFSEPGAGSDLAALRTRAERTGDGGWVVNGQKVWTSSAHTADYGILLARTDPAAPKHQGLGYFLVDMKRSAGIDIRPLKEITGEALFNEVYFDEVRLPADALVGEPAGGWKVARNTLGNERVHMAGQMTFDTGLEALIARSADLDGAQRARIGALAAEAHALACIGLRTTLQQVSGLEPGAGASVRKLVQTPHQQRTAELALELLGPAGAVTEGAGERAVHGVLMSRCLTIAGGTTQVQLNVVAERILGLPRD is encoded by the coding sequence ATGGGCATCGGAATCACTGCGGAACAGCAGGAGTTGGCCGAGGCGGTGCGCGGCTGGGTGGCGCGGGCCGTGCCGCCGGAAGAGGTGCGCAAGCTGCTCGACAGCCCGCCCCGGACCGGGGTGCGGCCCGCCTGGTGGGACGCGATGGCCGCGCAGGGCCTGCTCGCCCCGCACCTGGAGGGCGGCACCCTCCTCGACCTCGCCGTGGTGGTGGAGCAGGCCGCCCGGGGCGCCCTGCCCGGGCCGTACCTCCCGAACGCGCTGGCCTCCGTACTGCTGGACCGGGGCGGTGCCGGTGAGCTCGCCGCGGCGCTGTCCGACGGGTCCCGGATCGGGGCCGTGGCCCTCGGCTCCGGCGGTATGACCGCCGTCGCCGTCGAGGGCGGCGGGCACCTGCTCGACGGGACGGCGCCGCCCGTGCTCGGCGCCGGCGAGGCCGATCTGCTGGTCCTGGCCGCCGAGGCGGCCCACGGCACGCTCTGGTTCGCGGTGGACGCCGCCGCGCTGGACGTCCGTACGCACGACAGCGCCGACCCCACCCGGCCGACCGCCGAGGTCCGGGCGCGCGGGGTGGCCGTCCCGGCCGGGCGGCTGCTGGAGCTGGACCCCGCGCTCGTACGGGACCTGGCCTGCGCCCTGTTCGCCGCCGACGCCTGCGGCACGGCCGCCTGGGCCCTGCACACCGCAGCCGAGTACGCCAAGGTGCGCGAGCAGTTCGGGCGGCCCATCGGGCAGTTCCAGGGCGTCAAGCACCTGTGCGCGGACATGCTGGTACGGGTCGAGCAGGCGCGGGCGCTCGCCTGGGACGCGGTCCGGGCCGCCGACGACACCCCCGAGGTGCGGGGCACGGTCGCGGCCCTGGCCGCCGGCACCGCGCTCGATGCCGCCTGGTCCGCCGCCAAGGACTGCGTACAGATCCTCGGCGGCATCGGCTTCACCTGGGAGCACGACGCCCACATCTTCCTGCGCCGGGCCCTGGTGGCCCGGCAGCTGCTCGGGGCCGGTGACGGGCACCGGCTGCGGGCGGTGCGGCTCGCCGCCCAGGGCGCACGGCGGGAGCTGCGGCTGGAGCTGCCCGAGGAGGCGGAGGCCTACCGGGCCGCAGCCCGCGAGGTCATCGGGGACGCCCGCGGGCTGGACCCGGCCGCCGCGCGCCGGGTGCTGGCGCCGACCGGGTACGCGGCCCCGCACCTCCCGCCGCCGTACGGGCTCGGGGCCGGGCCCGTCCAGCAGCTCGTCGTCCAGGAGGAGCTGGCGGCGGCCGGGGTCAAGGTCGCCGAACTGGGCATCGCGACCTGGGTGGTGCCCTCGCTGCTCGCCTACGGGACCGCCGAGCAGCAGGAGAAGTACCTGATGCCGACCCTGCGCGGCGATCTCACCTGGTGCCAGCTGTTCTCCGAGCCGGGGGCGGGCTCCGACCTGGCCGCGCTGCGGACCCGGGCCGAACGGACCGGGGACGGCGGCTGGGTGGTCAACGGGCAGAAGGTGTGGACGAGTTCGGCCCACACCGCCGACTACGGCATCCTGCTCGCCCGGACCGACCCGGCCGCCCCCAAGCACCAGGGCCTCGGCTATTTCCTCGTCGACATGAAACGGTCCGCCGGGATCGACATCCGCCCGCTGAAGGAGATCACCGGCGAGGCCCTCTTCAACGAGGTGTACTTCGACGAGGTCCGGCTCCCGGCGGACGCGCTGGTCGGCGAGCCGGCCGGGGGCTGGAAGGTGGCGCGCAACACCCTCGGCAACGAACGGGTGCACATGGCCGGCCAGATGACCTTCGACACCGGCCTGGAGGCGCTGATCGCCCGGTCCGCGGACCTGGACGGGGCGCAGCGGGCCCGCATCGGGGCGCTCGCGGCCGAAGCGCACGCACTGGCCTGCATCGGGCTGCGGACGACCCTGCAACAGGTGTCGGGGCTGGAGCCGGGCGCCGGGGCGTCCGTACGGAAACTGGTCCAGACGCCGCACCAGCAGCGGACCGCCGAGCTGGCGCTGGAACTGCTGGGGCCGGCGGGCGCGGTCACCGAGGGGGCGGGGGAGCGGGCGGTGCACGGGGTGCTGATGTCGCGCTGCCTCACCATCGCCGGGGGCACCACGCAAGTCCAGCTGAACGTCGTCGCCGAGCGGATCCTCGGCCTTCCCAGGGACTAG
- a CDS encoding N-acetylmuramoyl-L-alanine amidase, with the protein MPYDDSHDSPPPPESASSVSPDRPWYARRSTLAIVAAALAPTCLAGWVLVQVSSGAGPDPKQPQPQVLPLPASHASGTPGPGDSKASGSPAASSGAPAPSGSAAPATGQAIPAPAPSGSLPQGPGKGPLAGRTVVIDPGHNPGNFRHAREINQQVDIGTGRKECDTTGTTTNSGYQEAEFTLDVSKRLRAALEARGIRVVFTHTAERPYGPCINERARIGNEAKADAVVSVHADGSSAGNRGFHVILPATVKGGGADTAPIVGPSRELGERIVGNYVRTTSMAPSNYVGGGTGLVVRNDLGGLNLSTRPKVFVECGNMRDAKDAALLTNPEWRQRAAQGIADGIVGFLGG; encoded by the coding sequence GTGCCGTACGACGACAGCCACGACAGCCCCCCGCCGCCGGAATCCGCCTCCTCGGTCAGCCCGGACCGGCCGTGGTACGCCCGCCGCTCCACGCTCGCCATCGTGGCGGCGGCGCTCGCGCCCACCTGCCTCGCGGGATGGGTGCTGGTCCAGGTGTCCTCCGGGGCCGGTCCGGACCCGAAACAGCCGCAGCCCCAGGTGCTGCCGCTGCCCGCCTCGCATGCGAGCGGCACCCCGGGGCCCGGGGACTCCAAGGCCAGCGGCAGTCCGGCCGCGAGCAGCGGCGCCCCCGCGCCGAGCGGCTCCGCAGCCCCGGCGACCGGCCAGGCCATCCCCGCCCCCGCGCCGTCCGGCAGCCTCCCGCAGGGCCCGGGCAAGGGCCCGCTCGCCGGCCGCACCGTGGTCATCGACCCCGGCCACAACCCGGGCAACTTCCGGCATGCGCGCGAAATCAACCAGCAGGTGGACATCGGCACCGGCCGCAAGGAGTGCGACACCACCGGCACCACCACCAACTCCGGCTACCAGGAAGCCGAGTTCACCCTCGACGTGTCGAAGCGGCTGCGCGCCGCCCTGGAAGCCCGCGGCATCCGCGTGGTGTTCACCCACACGGCGGAACGCCCGTACGGCCCCTGCATCAACGAGCGCGCCAGGATCGGCAACGAGGCCAAGGCCGATGCCGTGGTCTCGGTGCACGCGGACGGCTCCTCCGCCGGCAACCGCGGCTTCCACGTCATCCTGCCGGCCACGGTGAAGGGCGGCGGCGCGGACACCGCCCCGATCGTCGGGCCCTCGCGCGAGCTCGGCGAGCGCATCGTCGGGAACTACGTCCGGACCACCTCCATGGCCCCCTCCAACTATGTGGGCGGCGGCACCGGCTTGGTGGTGCGCAACGATCTCGGCGGTCTCAATCTCTCGACCCGGCCCAAGGTGTTCGTCGAATGCGGCAATATGCGTGACGCCAAAGACGCGGCGCTGCTGACCAATCCGGAATGGCGGCAGCGGGCGGCGCAGGGCATCGCGGACGGCATCGTCGGCTTCCTCGGCGGGTAG